In Mus caroli chromosome 9, CAROLI_EIJ_v1.1, whole genome shotgun sequence, a single window of DNA contains:
- the Spg21 gene encoding maspardin has protein sequence MGEIKVSPDYNWFRSTVPLKKIIVDDDDSKIWSLYDAGPRSIRCPLIFLPPVSGTADVFFQQILALTGWGYRVIALQYPVYWDHLEFCDGFRKLLDHLQLDKVHLFGASLGGFLAQKFAEYTHKSPRVHSLILCNAFSDTSIFNQTWTANSFWLMPAFMLKKIVLGNFSSGPVDPMMADAIDFMVDRLESLGQSELASRLTLNCQNSYVEPHKIRDIPVTIMDVFDQSALSTEAKEEMYKLYPNARRAHLKTGGNFPYLCRSAEVNLYVQIHLLQFHGTKYAAIDPSVVSAEELEVQQGRLGLSQEEP, from the exons ATGGGAGAGATCAAAGTCTCTCCAGATTATAATTGGTTTAGAAGTACTGTTCCCCTGAAAAAG ATAATCGTGGATGACGATGACAGTAAGATCTGGTCGCTCTACGACGCTGGCCCCAGAAGCATCAGGTGTCCtctcatctttcttcctcctgtcaGTGGAACTGCAGATGTGTTTTTCCAGCAGATTCTGGCTTTGACTGGATGGGGTTACCGGGTTATAGCT ttGCAGTATCCGGTTTATTGGGACCATCTTGAATTCTGTGACGGATTCAGAAAACTTTTAGACCACTTACAACTGGATAAA GTTCATCTGTTTGGGGCATCTTTGGGCGGCTTTTTGGCTCAGAAATTTGCTGAATACACTCATAAGTCTCCCAGGGTGCACTCCCTCATCCTGTGCAATGCCTTCAGTGACACGTCTATCTTCAACCAAACGTGGACTGCAAACAG CTTCTGGTTGATGCCAGCGTTTATGCTCAAGAAAATCGTTCTGGGAAACTTTTCCTCTGGCCCAGTGGACCCGATGATGGCTGACGCCATTGATTTCATGGTGGACAGG CTGGAGAGTTTGGGTCAAAGTGAACTGGCTTCAAGGCTAACTCTCAACTGTCAGAATTCCTATGTGGAACCACATAAGATTCGGGACATCCCCGTCACCATCATGGAT GTGTTTGACCAGAGTGCGCTGTCAACAGAAGCCAAAGAAGAAATGTACAAACTGTACCCTAATGCACGGAGAGCTCACCTTAAGACAGGAGGCAATTTTCCCTACCTGTGCAGGAGTGCAGAGGTCAATCTTTATGTGCAG ATACATCTGCTGCAGTTCCATGGAACCAAATACGCGGCCATCGATCCGTCA